The Streptomonospora litoralis genome window below encodes:
- a CDS encoding DNA-directed RNA polymerase subunit beta' — MLDVNFFDELRIGLATADEIRQWSHGEVKKPETINYRTLKPEKDGLFCEKIFGPTRDWECYCGKYKRVRFKGIICERCGVEVTRAKVRRERMGHIELAAPVTHIWYFKGVPSRLGYLLDLAPKDLEKIIYFAAYMVTWVDTEARERDLQSLEARISVERQHLEQRRDSTVEERHKKLENDLAELEEQGAKGDARRKVRESAEREMRQIRDRVQREIDRLEEVWNRFKNLKVQDLEGDEMLYREMRDRFGKYFRGGMGAQAIQERLANFDLDAEAERLRETIRSGKGQKKARALKRLKVVSAFLNTRNSPMGMVLDSIPVIPPDLRPMVQLDGGRFATSDLNDLYRRVINRNNRLKRLLDLGAPEIIVNNEKRMLQEAVDALFDNGRRGRPVTGPGNRPLKSLSDMLKGKQGRFRQNLLGKRVDYSGRSVIVVGPQLKLHQCGLPKQMALELFKPFVMKRLVDLNHAQNIKSAKRMVERSRPVVWDVLEEVITEHPVLLNRAPTLHRLGIQAFEPQLVEGKAIQIHPLVCTAFNADFDGDQMAVHLPLSAEAQAEARLLMLATNNILKPSDGKPVTMPTQDMIIGLYYLTTRKEGAQGEGQAYRTPAEAIMAYDLGELDLQAPIKLRVDGDVPPPRDWVEPEGHEPGEPYVLDTTLGRYLFNETTPADYPFVNYQVGKKQVSGLVNELAESYPKIQVATTLDALKDAGYHWATRSGLTIGISDVLAPPRKTDILEGYERQADKIQREFDRGLITDDERRQELTEIWTKATNEVAQDMEDNAPADNPVWMMVNSGARGNPMQVRQIAGIRGLVSNTRGETIPRPIKSSYREGLSVLEYFISTHGQRKGLADTALRTADSGYLTRRLVDVAQDVIVREVDCATDRSLWHEVGEKNAAGTVVRKHNVENTGFGRTIAEDVVVDGKVVVPAGTDTSEGIIDKLVANGVERVRVRSSLTCEAKIGVCSTCYGRSMATGKPVDVGEAIGIIAAQSIGEPGTQLTMRTFHMGGSAGQDITHGLPRVTELFEARIPKGVAPISELEGRIRIEDTEKSRKIILVPDDGSDEISYPVPMRAQLLVGEGDHVAVGQQLIQGAINPHEVLRIQGPRAVQQHLVSEVQEVYKSQGVSIHDKHIEIIVRQMLKRVNILESGDSELLPGEMVERPKFESINRHVVAEGGHPASGRPVLLGITKASLATESWLSAASFQETTRVLTENAIHGKSDPLVGLKENVIIGKLIPAGTGMPQYRNVRVEPTEEAKASMYSVSGYEEPSEYTFGQGSGEAVPLEEYDFGPYNR, encoded by the coding sequence GTGCTCGACGTCAACTTCTTCGACGAGCTCCGGATCGGCCTCGCGACCGCTGACGAGATCCGCCAGTGGTCGCACGGCGAGGTCAAGAAGCCGGAAACCATCAACTACCGGACCCTTAAGCCGGAAAAGGACGGGCTCTTCTGCGAGAAGATCTTCGGCCCGACCCGCGACTGGGAGTGCTACTGCGGTAAGTACAAGCGGGTCCGCTTCAAGGGCATCATCTGCGAGCGCTGCGGTGTCGAGGTCACCCGGGCCAAGGTCCGGCGCGAGCGCATGGGCCACATCGAGCTCGCCGCTCCGGTGACCCACATCTGGTACTTCAAGGGCGTGCCCAGCCGCCTGGGCTACCTGCTGGACCTGGCGCCGAAGGATCTCGAGAAGATCATCTACTTCGCCGCCTACATGGTGACCTGGGTCGACACCGAGGCCCGCGAGCGCGACCTGCAGTCCCTGGAGGCGCGCATCTCCGTGGAGCGCCAGCACCTGGAGCAGCGCCGCGACTCCACGGTCGAGGAGCGCCACAAGAAGCTGGAGAACGACCTCGCCGAACTGGAGGAGCAGGGCGCCAAGGGCGACGCGCGGCGCAAGGTCCGCGAGTCGGCCGAGCGCGAGATGCGCCAGATCCGCGACCGTGTCCAGCGCGAGATCGACCGCCTCGAAGAGGTCTGGAACCGCTTCAAGAACCTCAAGGTCCAGGACCTTGAGGGCGACGAGATGCTCTACCGCGAGATGCGGGACCGCTTCGGCAAGTACTTCCGCGGCGGCATGGGTGCTCAGGCGATCCAGGAGCGGCTGGCCAACTTCGACCTCGACGCCGAGGCCGAGCGGCTGCGCGAGACCATCCGCAGCGGCAAGGGCCAGAAGAAGGCCCGCGCCCTCAAGCGGCTCAAGGTCGTCTCCGCGTTTTTGAACACGCGCAACAGCCCCATGGGCATGGTGCTGGACTCTATCCCGGTCATCCCGCCGGACCTGCGCCCCATGGTGCAGCTCGACGGCGGCCGGTTCGCCACTTCGGACCTGAACGACCTGTACCGCCGGGTCATCAACCGGAACAACCGCCTCAAGCGGCTGCTCGACCTCGGCGCGCCCGAGATCATCGTCAACAACGAGAAGCGGATGCTGCAGGAGGCCGTCGACGCGCTGTTCGACAACGGCCGCCGCGGCCGCCCGGTCACCGGGCCGGGCAACCGTCCGCTGAAGTCGCTGTCGGACATGCTCAAGGGCAAGCAGGGCCGCTTCCGGCAGAACCTGCTGGGCAAGCGCGTCGACTACTCTGGCCGCTCGGTCATCGTCGTCGGTCCGCAGCTCAAGCTGCACCAGTGCGGCCTGCCCAAGCAGATGGCGCTGGAGCTGTTCAAGCCGTTCGTGATGAAGCGCCTGGTCGACCTGAACCACGCGCAGAACATCAAGAGCGCCAAGCGCATGGTCGAGCGGTCCCGCCCGGTGGTCTGGGACGTCCTCGAAGAGGTCATCACCGAGCACCCGGTGCTGCTCAACCGCGCTCCGACGCTGCACCGGCTGGGCATCCAGGCATTCGAGCCGCAGCTGGTCGAGGGCAAGGCCATCCAGATCCACCCCCTGGTGTGCACCGCCTTCAACGCCGACTTCGACGGCGACCAGATGGCGGTCCACCTGCCGCTGTCCGCCGAGGCCCAGGCCGAGGCGCGGCTGCTGATGCTGGCCACCAACAACATCCTCAAGCCCTCCGACGGCAAGCCGGTGACCATGCCCACCCAGGACATGATCATCGGGCTGTACTACCTGACCACCCGCAAGGAGGGTGCGCAGGGCGAGGGCCAGGCCTACCGCACGCCGGCCGAGGCCATCATGGCCTACGACCTGGGCGAGCTCGATCTGCAGGCGCCGATCAAGCTCCGCGTCGACGGCGACGTCCCGCCGCCGCGCGACTGGGTCGAGCCCGAGGGGCACGAGCCGGGCGAGCCCTATGTCCTCGACACCACTCTGGGGCGCTACCTCTTCAACGAGACCACGCCCGCGGACTACCCGTTCGTGAACTACCAGGTGGGTAAGAAGCAGGTGTCGGGCCTGGTCAACGAGCTGGCCGAGAGCTACCCGAAGATTCAGGTCGCCACGACGCTGGACGCCCTGAAGGACGCCGGGTACCACTGGGCCACCCGTTCGGGCCTGACCATCGGCATCTCCGACGTCCTCGCGCCGCCGCGCAAGACGGACATCCTGGAGGGCTACGAGCGCCAGGCCGACAAGATCCAGCGCGAGTTCGACCGCGGTCTCATCACCGACGACGAGCGCCGCCAGGAACTCACCGAGATCTGGACCAAGGCCACCAACGAGGTCGCCCAGGACATGGAGGACAACGCTCCCGCCGACAACCCGGTGTGGATGATGGTGAACTCCGGTGCCCGAGGCAACCCGATGCAGGTCCGCCAGATCGCGGGTATCCGCGGCCTGGTGTCCAACACCCGGGGCGAGACCATTCCGCGGCCGATCAAGTCCTCCTACCGCGAGGGCCTGTCGGTGCTGGAGTACTTCATCTCCACGCACGGTCAGCGCAAGGGTCTGGCCGACACCGCGCTGCGTACGGCCGACTCCGGGTACCTCACCCGGCGCCTGGTCGACGTCGCCCAGGACGTCATCGTCCGCGAGGTCGACTGCGCCACCGACCGCTCGCTGTGGCACGAGGTCGGCGAGAAGAACGCCGCGGGCACCGTGGTGCGCAAGCACAACGTCGAGAACACCGGCTTCGGCCGGACGATCGCCGAGGACGTCGTCGTCGACGGCAAGGTGGTCGTCCCTGCGGGAACCGACACCTCCGAGGGGATCATCGACAAGCTGGTGGCCAACGGCGTCGAGCGGGTGCGCGTGCGCAGCTCGCTCACCTGTGAGGCCAAGATCGGCGTCTGCAGCACCTGCTACGGCCGGTCGATGGCCACGGGCAAGCCCGTCGACGTCGGTGAGGCCATCGGCATCATCGCGGCCCAGTCCATCGGTGAGCCCGGTACCCAGCTGACCATGCGGACCTTCCACATGGGCGGTTCGGCCGGCCAGGACATCACCCACGGCCTGCCGCGTGTGACCGAGCTGTTCGAGGCCCGCATCCCCAAGGGTGTGGCCCCGATCAGCGAGCTCGAAGGCCGCATCCGCATCGAGGACACCGAGAAGAGCCGGAAGATCATCCTGGTCCCCGACGACGGGTCCGACGAGATCTCCTACCCGGTGCCGATGCGCGCTCAGCTGCTCGTGGGCGAGGGCGACCACGTCGCCGTCGGCCAGCAGCTCATCCAGGGCGCCATCAACCCGCACGAGGTACTGCGCATCCAGGGCCCGCGGGCCGTGCAGCAGCACCTGGTGTCGGAGGTGCAGGAGGTCTACAAGTCGCAGGGTGTCTCGATTCACGACAAGCACATCGAGATCATCGTTCGGCAGATGCTCAAGCGGGTGAACATCCTGGAGTCCGGCGACTCCGAGCTGCTGCCCGGCGAGATGGTGGAGCGGCCCAAGTTCGAGTCGATCAACCGCCACGTCGTGGCCGAAGGCGGCCACCCCGCGTCCGGCCGCCCGGTGCTGCTGGGCATCACCAAGGCCTCGCTGGCCACGGAGTCGTGGCTGTCGGCGGCCTCCTTCCAGGAGACCACCCGGGTGCTCACCGAGAACGCCATTCACGGCAAGAGCGACCCGCTGGTCGGCCTGAAGGAGAACGTCATCATCGGTAAGCTCATCCCGGCCGGTACCGGCATGCCGCAGTACCGGAACGTTCGGGTAGAGCCCACCGAGGAGGCCAAGGCTTCGATGTACTCCGTTTCGGGTTACGAGGAGCCCAGTGAGTACACCTTCGGGCAGGGCTCGGGAGAGGCCGTGCCGTTGGAGGAGTACGACTTCGGGCCCTACAACAGGTGA
- the rpoB gene encoding DNA-directed RNA polymerase subunit beta, which translates to MAASRNASANALGPNRVSFARIREPLEVPNLLALQTESFDWLLGNEKWGTRVEAARNAGRKDVPEQSGLEEIFEEISPIEDFSGTMSLSFRDHRFEPPKYSEEECKDKDMTYSAPMFVTAEFINNDTGEIKSQTVFMGDFPLMTDKGTFIVNGTERVVVSQLVRSPGVYFDRQVDKTSDKDLYGCKVIPSRGAWLEFEVDKRDFVGVRIDRKRKQGVTVLLKALGWSTDRILERFGAYESIRNTLEKDPTAGTDDALLDIYRKLRPGEPPTKESAQALLENLYFNPKRYDLAKVGRYKINKKLGLEAEFSQGTLTEDDIVATIDYLVRLHAGEEELETSQGTRPVETDDIDHFGNRRLRTVGELIQNQVRLGLARMERVVRERMTTQDVEAITPQTLINIRPVVASIKEFFGTSQLSQFMDQTNPLAGLTHKRRLSALGPGGLSRERAGFEVRDVHPSHYGRMCPIETPEGPNIGLIGSLAGYGRVNSFGFVETPYRKVVDGKLTDEVSYLTADEEDRYVIAQANTPVDSQGDFLDSRVLVRRKGGEFEAVSIDEVEYMDVSPRQMVSVATAMIPFLEHDDANRALMGSNMQRQAVPLLRAESPLVGTGMEYRAATDAGEVVLAEKPGVVEDVTADYVTVMADDGTRKTYRLGKFRRSNQGTCFNQRPIVEEGVRVEEGRVLADGPSTDKGEMSLGKNLLVAYMSWEGHNYEDAIVLSQRLVQDDVMSSIHIEEHEVDARDTKLGPEEITREIPNVSEEVLADLDDRGIIRIGAEVIDGDILVGKVTPKGETELTPEERLLRAIFGEKAREVRDTSLKVPHGESGKVIGVRVFSREDGDELPPGVNELVRVYVAQKRKITDGDKLAGRHGNKGVIAKILPQEDMPFLEDGTPVDIVLNPLGVPGRMNVGQILEIHLGWLAQNGWAVDGLDEPWKQAMADIGASEIEPGTKVATPVFDGLREDEIGGLLASSLPNEDGMRLIDEYGKAQLFDGRTGEPFAEPIAVGYTYFLKLHHLVDDKIHARSTGPYSMITQQPLGGKAQFGGQRFGEMEVWALEAYGAAYALQELLTIKSDDVLGRVKVYEAIVKGENIPEPGIPESFKVLIKEMQSLCLNVEVLSSDGMSIEMRDTDEDVFRAAEELGIDLGRREPSSVEEV; encoded by the coding sequence TTGGCAGCCTCGCGCAACGCCTCCGCTAACGCCCTTGGTCCGAACCGCGTTTCCTTCGCCCGCATTCGGGAGCCACTCGAAGTCCCGAACCTCCTCGCGCTGCAGACCGAGTCGTTCGACTGGCTGCTCGGTAACGAGAAGTGGGGTACCCGAGTCGAGGCGGCTCGTAACGCCGGCCGCAAGGACGTTCCGGAGCAGTCCGGTCTCGAGGAGATCTTCGAGGAGATCAGTCCGATCGAGGACTTCTCGGGCACCATGTCCCTGTCGTTCCGCGACCACCGGTTCGAGCCGCCCAAGTACTCCGAAGAGGAGTGCAAGGACAAGGACATGACCTACTCCGCCCCGATGTTCGTCACGGCGGAGTTCATCAACAACGACACCGGTGAGATCAAGAGCCAGACGGTCTTCATGGGCGACTTCCCGCTCATGACGGACAAGGGCACCTTCATCGTCAACGGTACCGAGCGCGTCGTGGTCTCCCAGCTGGTGCGCTCGCCCGGCGTGTACTTCGACCGGCAGGTCGACAAGACCTCCGACAAGGACCTCTACGGCTGCAAGGTCATCCCTTCGCGCGGGGCGTGGCTGGAGTTCGAGGTCGATAAGCGCGATTTCGTGGGTGTGCGCATCGACCGCAAGCGCAAGCAGGGCGTGACGGTGCTGCTCAAGGCGCTGGGGTGGAGCACCGACCGGATCCTGGAGCGGTTCGGGGCCTACGAGTCGATCCGCAACACGCTGGAGAAGGATCCCACGGCGGGTACCGACGACGCGCTGCTGGACATCTACCGCAAGCTGCGTCCGGGTGAGCCGCCGACCAAGGAGTCGGCGCAGGCGCTGCTGGAGAACCTGTACTTCAATCCCAAGCGTTACGACCTGGCCAAGGTGGGCCGGTACAAGATCAACAAGAAGCTGGGGCTTGAGGCGGAGTTCTCCCAGGGCACGCTGACCGAGGACGACATCGTCGCGACGATCGACTACCTCGTGCGGCTGCACGCCGGCGAGGAGGAGCTGGAGACCAGCCAGGGCACCCGCCCGGTCGAGACCGACGACATCGACCACTTCGGCAACCGCCGTCTGCGCACCGTCGGCGAGCTGATCCAGAACCAGGTCCGGCTGGGCCTGGCCCGCATGGAGCGGGTCGTGCGCGAGCGGATGACCACGCAGGACGTCGAGGCGATCACGCCGCAGACCCTGATCAACATCCGCCCCGTGGTGGCCTCCATCAAGGAGTTCTTCGGCACCAGCCAGCTGTCGCAGTTCATGGACCAGACCAACCCGCTGGCGGGCCTGACCCACAAGCGCCGCCTCTCGGCGCTGGGGCCGGGCGGTCTCTCCCGTGAGCGCGCGGGCTTCGAGGTCCGCGACGTGCACCCCTCGCACTACGGCCGGATGTGCCCGATCGAGACCCCGGAAGGGCCCAACATCGGCCTCATCGGGTCGCTGGCGGGCTATGGCCGGGTGAACTCCTTCGGCTTCGTCGAGACCCCCTACCGCAAGGTCGTCGACGGCAAGCTGACCGACGAGGTCAGCTACCTGACCGCCGACGAGGAGGACCGCTACGTCATCGCCCAGGCGAACACCCCGGTCGACTCCCAGGGCGACTTCCTCGACAGCCGGGTCCTCGTCCGCCGCAAGGGCGGCGAGTTCGAGGCAGTCTCCATCGACGAGGTGGAGTACATGGACGTGTCGCCGCGGCAGATGGTGTCGGTGGCCACGGCCATGATCCCGTTCCTGGAGCACGACGACGCCAACCGCGCGCTGATGGGCTCGAACATGCAGCGCCAGGCGGTGCCGCTGCTGCGGGCGGAGTCGCCGCTGGTGGGCACGGGTATGGAGTACCGGGCCGCGACGGATGCCGGCGAGGTCGTGCTGGCGGAGAAGCCCGGTGTGGTCGAGGATGTCACGGCCGACTACGTCACGGTGATGGCCGACGACGGCACCCGCAAGACCTACCGGTTGGGCAAGTTCCGGCGCAGCAACCAGGGCACGTGCTTCAACCAGCGTCCGATCGTGGAGGAGGGCGTGCGGGTCGAGGAGGGCCGGGTGCTGGCCGATGGGCCCTCCACCGACAAGGGCGAGATGTCGCTGGGCAAGAACCTGTTGGTGGCCTACATGTCGTGGGAGGGCCACAACTACGAGGACGCGATCGTGTTGTCGCAGCGGCTGGTGCAGGACGACGTGATGTCCTCGATCCATATCGAGGAGCACGAGGTCGATGCGCGCGACACCAAGCTGGGGCCCGAGGAGATCACCCGCGAGATTCCCAACGTCAGCGAGGAGGTGCTGGCGGATCTGGATGATCGGGGGATCATCCGTATCGGTGCCGAGGTGATCGACGGCGACATCCTGGTGGGCAAGGTGACGCCCAAGGGTGAGACGGAGTTGACTCCGGAGGAGCGGCTGCTGCGGGCGATCTTCGGTGAGAAGGCGCGCGAGGTGCGGGACACGTCGTTGAAGGTGCCGCACGGCGAGTCGGGCAAGGTGATCGGTGTGCGGGTGTTCAGCCGTGAGGACGGTGATGAGCTTCCGCCGGGGGTCAACGAGCTGGTGCGGGTGTATGTGGCGCAGAAGCGCAAGATCACCGATGGTGACAAGCTCGCGGGCCGGCACGGTAACAAGGGTGTGATCGCCAAGATTCTGCCGCAGGAGGACATGCCGTTTTTGGAGGACGGCACGCCGGTGGACATCGTGTTGAATCCGCTGGGTGTTCCGGGGCGGATGAATGTGGGTCAGATTCTGGAGATCCATCTGGGCTGGCTGGCCCAGAACGGATGGGCGGTCGACGGCCTCGACGAACCGTGGAAGCAGGCGATGGCCGACATCGGCGCCTCGGAGATCGAGCCGGGCACCAAGGTCGCCACTCCCGTCTTCGACGGCCTGCGCGAGGACGAGATCGGCGGTCTGCTGGCCTCCAGCCTGCCCAACGAGGACGGCATGCGGCTGATCGACGAGTACGGCAAGGCGCAGCTGTTCGACGGCCGCACCGGTGAGCCGTTCGCCGAGCCGATCGCGGTGGGCTACACCTACTTCCTGAAGCTGCACCACCTGGTCGACGACAAGATCCACGCGCGCTCCACGGGCCCGTACTCGATGATCACCCAGCAGCCGCTGGGTGGTAAGGCGCAGTTCGGCGGGCAGCGCTTCGGCGAGATGGAGGTCTGGGCGCTGGAGGCCTACGGCGCCGCCTACGCGCTGCAGGAGCTGCTGACCATCAAGTCCGACGACGTCCTGGGCCGGGTGAAGGTCTATGAAGCGATCGTCAAGGGCGAGAACATCCCCGAACCGGGCATCCCCGAATCGTTCAAGGTGCTCATCAAGGAGATGCAGTCGCTCTGTCTGAATGTGGAGGTGCTGTCCAGTGACGGTATGTCCATCGAGATGCGCGATACCGACGAGGACGTCTTCCGGGCGGCGGAAGAGCTGGGAATCGACCTGGGGCGGCGCGAGCCGAGCAGTGTCGAAGAGGTCTAA
- the rplL gene encoding 50S ribosomal protein L7/L12: protein MAKLSNEDLLGAFEEMTLLELSEFVKLFEEKFDVEAAAPAAAVVAAPGGGGAAEEEEEEKTEFDVVLESAGDKKIQVIKEVRGITSLGLKEAKDLVDNAPKPLLEGVSKEAADKAKDALEGAGATVTVK from the coding sequence ATGGCGAAGCTCAGCAACGAAGACCTTCTCGGCGCCTTCGAGGAGATGACCCTCCTGGAGCTGTCCGAGTTCGTGAAGCTCTTCGAGGAGAAGTTCGACGTCGAGGCCGCCGCCCCGGCCGCCGCCGTCGTCGCGGCCCCCGGCGGCGGTGGCGCCGCCGAGGAGGAGGAAGAGGAGAAGACGGAGTTCGACGTCGTCCTCGAGTCCGCCGGCGACAAGAAGATCCAGGTCATCAAGGAGGTCCGCGGCATCACCAGCCTGGGTCTCAAGGAGGCCAAGGACCTGGTCGACAACGCCCCCAAGCCGCTGCTGGAGGGCGTCAGCAAGGAGGCCGCGGACAAGGCCAAGGACGCCCTGGAGGGCGCCGGCGCCACGGTCACGGTCAAGTAG
- the rplJ gene encoding 50S ribosomal protein L10 has protein sequence MARPDKAAAVAELKEEFESSQGAVLTEYRGLSVAQVTKLRRNLGENARFRVVKNTLTKIAATEAGLDEQVLDLLEGPSAIAFVRGDVVEAAKGLRDFAKGSSPLVIKGGVIDGKPMTPEQINELADLESREVILAKLAGALKSKQGQAAALFQALPLKAVRLAQALHDKRSEEGAEA, from the coding sequence ATGGCGAGGCCGGACAAGGCAGCCGCGGTCGCCGAGCTCAAAGAGGAATTCGAGAGTTCGCAGGGCGCTGTGCTGACCGAATACCGGGGGCTCAGTGTGGCGCAGGTGACGAAACTGCGCCGCAACCTCGGCGAGAACGCGCGCTTCCGCGTCGTCAAGAACACGCTGACCAAGATCGCGGCCACCGAGGCCGGTCTGGACGAGCAGGTCCTGGACCTGCTTGAGGGTCCGTCGGCGATCGCCTTCGTCCGCGGAGACGTGGTCGAGGCCGCCAAGGGTCTGCGTGACTTCGCGAAGGGAAGCTCGCCGCTCGTGATCAAGGGCGGTGTCATCGACGGCAAGCCGATGACGCCCGAGCAGATCAACGAGCTGGCCGATCTGGAGTCCCGCGAGGTCATCCTCGCGAAGCTGGCCGGTGCCCTGAAGTCCAAGCAGGGCCAGGCCGCCGCACTGTTCCAGGCGCTGCCCCTCAAGGCCGTGCGACTGGCGCAGGCGCTGCACGACAAGCGCTCCGAAGAGGGCGCCGAAGCCTAG
- the rplA gene encoding 50S ribosomal protein L1 → MKRSKNHRKASQLVDRNKLYAPQDAVKLAKQTRVVKFDPTVEIALRLGVDPRKADQMVRGTVNLPHGTGKTARVLVFATGDRAEQAREAGADYVGDDDLVEEIQKGFLDFDAVVATPDLMGKVGRLGRVLGPRGMMPNPKTGTVTPDVSKAVSDIKGGKIEFRVDRHGNLHFIIGKLSFDDAQLVENYSAALDEIIRIKPSAAKGRYLKKATLTTTMGPGIPVDPNVTRPAAA, encoded by the coding sequence GTGAAGCGCAGCAAGAACCATCGCAAAGCCAGTCAGCTGGTCGACCGCAACAAGCTCTACGCGCCGCAGGACGCCGTGAAGCTTGCCAAGCAGACGCGCGTTGTCAAGTTCGACCCGACCGTCGAGATCGCCCTGCGCCTGGGCGTCGACCCGCGCAAGGCCGACCAGATGGTCCGCGGCACCGTGAACCTGCCGCACGGCACCGGCAAGACCGCCCGGGTCCTGGTCTTCGCCACCGGTGACCGCGCCGAGCAGGCCCGCGAGGCCGGGGCCGACTACGTCGGCGACGACGACCTCGTCGAGGAGATCCAGAAGGGCTTTCTGGACTTCGACGCCGTCGTGGCCACTCCCGACCTGATGGGCAAGGTCGGCCGCCTGGGCCGGGTGCTCGGCCCGCGCGGCATGATGCCCAACCCCAAGACCGGCACCGTCACGCCCGACGTCTCCAAGGCCGTCTCCGACATCAAGGGCGGCAAGATCGAGTTCCGTGTCGACCGCCACGGCAACCTGCACTTCATCATCGGCAAGCTGTCCTTCGACGACGCCCAGCTGGTGGAGAACTACAGCGCGGCGCTGGACGAGATCATCCGCATCAAGCCCTCCGCCGCCAAGGGCCGCTACCTCAAGAAGGCGACTCTGACGACGACCATGGGTCCGGGCATCCCGGTCGACCCCAACGTCACCCGGCCCGCCGCCGCCTGA
- the rplK gene encoding 50S ribosomal protein L11: MPPKKKIAALVKVQLPAGQATPAPPVGTALGPHGVNIMEFCKQYNAATEAQRGSVIPVEITIYEDRSFTFITKTPPAPKLILKAAGVDKGSNDPSRKSAGSVSQDQIREIAQTKLPDLNTDDLELATEIVAGTARSMGIRIK; this comes from the coding sequence ATGCCTCCGAAGAAGAAGATCGCCGCGCTGGTCAAGGTGCAGCTTCCCGCCGGCCAGGCCACCCCGGCCCCGCCCGTCGGTACCGCGCTCGGTCCGCACGGCGTCAACATCATGGAATTCTGCAAGCAGTACAACGCTGCTACGGAAGCCCAGCGCGGAAGCGTGATCCCCGTTGAGATCACCATCTACGAGGACCGCTCCTTCACCTTCATCACCAAGACGCCGCCGGCGCCCAAGCTGATCCTCAAGGCCGCGGGCGTCGACAAGGGCAGCAACGACCCCAGCCGCAAGTCGGCCGGTTCGGTGAGCCAGGACCAGATCCGCGAGATCGCGCAGACCAAGCTCCCCGACCTCAACACCGACGACCTGGAGCTGGCCACCGAGATCGTGGCCGGTACCGCCCGCTCGATGGGCATCCGGATCAAGTAG
- the nusG gene encoding transcription termination/antitermination protein NusG, translating to MSESPLSPGDLPNEERDQSSEEEAGQRAEYSDSADPADDAALAAEPGQGGAEEPEGEKSASAEAEESDEAAGDEEAAPRVDPVEDFKQELLLLPGDWYVVHTYAGYENRVKANVESRTQSLNMEEYIFGVEVPTQEVTEVKSGKRQQVTEKVLPGYVLVRMELTDESWAAIRNTPGVTGFVGLSNRPAPLSLQEVADLLAPEPEEQPEQPQKEKVEPRSDVAYEVGESVTVMEGPFATLPATVSEINADTQKLKVLVSIFGRETPVELGFNQVSKI from the coding sequence GTGTCCGAGTCCCCACTGAGCCCCGGCGACCTCCCCAACGAGGAGCGGGATCAGTCGTCGGAGGAAGAGGCCGGTCAGCGCGCCGAGTACAGCGACTCTGCCGACCCCGCAGACGACGCCGCGCTTGCTGCCGAGCCCGGGCAGGGCGGCGCCGAGGAGCCCGAGGGCGAAAAGTCCGCGAGCGCCGAGGCCGAGGAGTCCGACGAGGCCGCCGGCGACGAGGAGGCGGCTCCCCGGGTCGACCCCGTCGAAGATTTCAAGCAGGAGCTGCTGCTGCTTCCGGGCGACTGGTACGTGGTGCACACCTACGCCGGTTACGAGAACCGCGTCAAGGCCAACGTCGAGAGCCGTACTCAGTCGCTGAACATGGAGGAGTACATCTTCGGCGTCGAGGTGCCCACTCAGGAGGTCACCGAGGTCAAGAGCGGCAAGCGGCAGCAGGTCACCGAAAAGGTGCTGCCCGGCTACGTGCTCGTGCGCATGGAGCTGACCGACGAGTCCTGGGCGGCCATCCGCAACACCCCGGGCGTCACCGGCTTCGTGGGCCTCTCCAACCGCCCCGCTCCGCTGAGCCTGCAGGAGGTCGCCGACCTCCTCGCGCCCGAGCCCGAGGAGCAGCCCGAGCAGCCGCAGAAGGAGAAGGTCGAGCCGCGCTCCGACGTCGCCTACGAGGTCGGGGAGTCGGTCACCGTGATGGAGGGCCCGTTCGCGACCCTGCCCGCGACCGTGAGCGAGATCAACGCCGACACCCAGAAGCTGAAGGTGCTGGTGTCGATCTTCGGTCGCGAGACCCCGGTGGAGCTCGGCTTCAATCAGGTCTCCAAGATCTGA
- the secE gene encoding preprotein translocase subunit SecE yields MTQTDADAKPEKERKRRTGPVTFTKQVVGELRKVRWPTRRELITYTIVVIVFVLIMVGYVSLLDFGFGEAVTWLYGQFTPGASGGAGATGGQ; encoded by the coding sequence GTGACACAGACTGACGCGGACGCCAAGCCGGAGAAGGAGCGCAAGCGTCGTACCGGTCCGGTGACCTTCACCAAGCAGGTCGTCGGCGAACTCCGCAAGGTCCGCTGGCCTACGCGGCGCGAGCTCATCACCTACACGATCGTGGTCATCGTGTTCGTGCTCATCATGGTCGGTTACGTCTCGCTGCTGGACTTCGGGTTCGGCGAGGCCGTCACGTGGCTCTACGGCCAGTTCACCCCGGGCGCCTCCGGCGGGGCGGGGGCCACCGGCGGCCAGTAG